Proteins co-encoded in one Gossypium arboreum isolate Shixiya-1 chromosome 11, ASM2569848v2, whole genome shotgun sequence genomic window:
- the LOC108473654 gene encoding uncharacterized protein LOC108473654 isoform X3, with protein sequence MFNSPQGNKQSLQKSMRKVSPGASQKDLWLAVREGSLPDVDSVLALLKKAGGNINSRNSFGLTPLHIATWRNNIPVIRRLLAAGADPDARDGESGWSSLHRALHFGHLAVASVLLQSGASITLEDSKCRTPVDLLSGPVLQVFGSAQDSATEVFSWGSGVNYQLGTGNAHIQKLPCKLDSFHGSKIKLVSAAKFHSIAVTARGEVYTWGFGRGGRLGHPDFDIHSGQAAVITPRQVTSGLGAHRVKAIAAAKHHTVIATEGGDVFTWGSNREGQLGYTSVDTQPTPRRVSSLRSRIVAVAAANKHTAVVSASGEVFTWGCNREGQLGYGTSNSASNYTPRIVEYLKSKVFVGVATAKYHTIVLGADGEVYTWGHRLVTPRRVVITRNLKKSGSTPLKFHRKERLHVVAIAAGMVHSIAMTEDGALFYWVSSDPDLRCQQLYSLCGKKMVSISAGKYWAAATTATGDVYMWDGKQSTDKPPVATRLHGVKRATSVSVGETHLLTIGSVYHPVYPPSMPKSDKAPKLKVNDEVEEFDEECMFDDLESSSITSAHKNDSEQKPIPSLKSLCEKVAAECLVEPRNAIQLLEIADSLGADDLKKHCEDIIIHNLDYILTVSSQAFASASPDVLANLEKSLDLRSSESWSYRRLPTHTATFPVIINSEDEDSESEVLRTRNNNKNKNPLENGDRLDSFLQPKDDPNLGISKQVRALWKKLQQIEVLEEKQLSGCILDDQQIAKLQTRPALENSLAELGVPVERSHLKGSCSILSDGKGNKKAEVSRKQRRKSKQRVSQVETVSGFCTTNKEPNSVKGFSDVENPQVLMTKEENRGCEGATQNEASIESTFFVQKKDSSVPAKDKGTSQTATKKKNRKGGLSMFLSGALDDSPKQVTPLPPTPRSEGPAWGGAKVSKGSASLREIQDEQSKIQVNQKTGSKNQVEDLFAGKSEGKILLSSYLPSKPIPVVSVQTPQASDAERSTPPWASSGTPPHLSRPSLRDIQMQQQGKQLHGLSHSPKMKMSGFSVASSQGSPSDSPGVNRWFKPEIEATSSIRSIQIEERAIKDLKRFYSSVKVVKNQS encoded by the exons ATGTTTAATTCACCTCAAGGAAATAAACAGAGCCTCCAAAAATCCATGCGAAAAGTCTCACCTGGTGCCTCACAAAAAGATTTGTGGCTTGCTGTGCGAGAAGGGTCCTTGCCTGATGTAGACTCAGTGTTGGCTCTATTGAAGAAGGCTGGAGGTAATATCAATTCAAGGAACAGTTTTGGTCTGACTCCTCTTCACATTGCAACTTGGAGAAACAACATTCCTGTTATTCGAAGGCTTCTAGCTGCTGGTGCTGATCCTGATGCTAGG GATGGAGAATCAGGATGGAGTAGCCTTCACAGGGCTCTGCATTTCGGTCATCTTGCTGTAGCAAGTGTTCTCCTTCAGTCTGGTGCTTCTATTACATTGGAAGATTCAAAATGTAGAACACCTGTAGATCTCCTATCAGGGCCTGTCTTGCAGGTTTTTGGAAGTGCACAGGATTCAG CTACTGAGGTGTTTAGCTGGGGAAGTGGTGTGAACTATCAACTTGGAACTGGAAATGCCCACATACAAAAGCTACCTTGCAAACTTGATTCATTTCATGGCTCAAAAATTAAGTTGGTTTCTGCTGCTAAGTTCCACAGTATAGCTGTTACGGCCCGCGGAGAAGTCTACACCTGGGGTTTTGGAAGGGGGGGCCGTCTTGGGCATCCTGACTTTGACATTCATAG TGGTCAAGCTGCAGTTATCACTCCCCGCCAAGTGACTTCTGGTTTGGGGGCACATCGAGTGAAAGCAATTGCTGCAGCTAAACATCACACTGTAATTGCTACTGAGGGTGGGGATGTGTTCACTTGGGGATCCAATAGAG AGGGTCAGCTGGGCTATACGTCTGTGGATACCCAACCAACACCACGTAGAGTAAGTTCACTTAGATCAAGAATAGTTGCTGTTGCTGCTGCAAATAAGCATACTGCTGTTGTCTCTGCATCTGGTGAAGTTTTCACATGGGGTTGCAACCGAGAGGGTCAACTTGGCTATGGCACATCTAATTCGGCATCAAATTACACACCAAGAATAGTTGAGTACTTGAAAAGCAAGGTCTTTGTAGGTGTTGCGACCGCAAAATATCACACAATTGTTTTGGGAGCTGATGGAGAG GTATATACTTGGGGTCATCGACTAGTCACACCTAGACGAGTTGTCATTACTAGAAATTTAAAAAAGAGTGGAAGCACGCCCCTGAAATTCCATCGAAAGGAACGACTTCATGTGGTTGCAATAGCTGCTGGGATGGTACATAGCATTGCTATGACTGAAGATGGAGCATTATTTTATTGGGTTTCCTCAGATCCTGATCTTAGATGCCAACAG TTATATTCGTTGTGTGGAAAGAAAATGGTAAGCATTTCTGCTGGCAAGTATTGGGCTGCAGCTACCACTGCTACAGGTGATGTTTACATGTGGGATGGCAAGCAAAGTACAGACAAACCACCTGTTGCAACTCGGTTACATGGCGTTAAGAGGGCTACTTCAGTTTCAGTTGGTGAGACTCATCTTTTGACTATTGGTTCTGTCTATCACCCTGTCTATCCTCCTAGCATGCCCAAAAGTGACAAGGCACCAAAGTTGAAAGTCAATGATGAAGTAGAAGAATTTGATGAggaatgcatgtttgatgatttagAGTCAAGTAGCATAACATCTGCACATAAAAATGATTCTGAGCAAAAGCCCATACCAAGCTTAAAGAGTCTTTGTGAGAAAGTGGCAGCAGAGTGTCTAGTGGAGCCACGAAATGCAATTCAACTACTTGAAATTGCAGATTCCCTTGGAGCTGATGATTTGAAGAAGCATTGTGAG GATATTATTATTCATAACTTGGACTATATCTTAACAGTTTCATCACAAGCTTTCGCCAGTGCATCACCAGATGTTTTAGCTAATCTTGAGAAGTCATTAGACTTGAGATCATCGGAGTCATGGAGTTATCGTCGGCTCCCCACTCATACAGCTACCTTTCCAGTTATCATCAATAGTGAAGATGAGGATAGTGAAAGTGAGGTTCTAAGGACCCGTAACAACAACAAGAATAAGAATCCTTTGGAAAATGGAGACAGATTGGACTCCTTTCTGCAACCGAAAGATGATCCTAATCTTGGTATTTCCAAACAAGTTCGAGCTTTATGGAAGAAGTTGCAGCAGATCGAGGTGCTTGAAGAGAAGCAGTTGAGTGGATGCATCCTTGATGACCAGCAAATTGCAAAGCTGCAAACAAGACCAGCTCTTGAAAATTCTCTTGCTGAGCTTGGTGTACCAGTTGAAAGATCTCATTTGAAAGGATCATGTTCAATTCTCTCTGAtggaaaaggaaataaaaaggcTGAGGTTTCAAGAAAGCAGCGGAGGAAGAGCAAACAAAGGGTATCACAGGTGGAGACCGTATCTGGTTTTTGTACAACTAACAAAGAACCAAACTCGGTGAAGGGTTTCTCTGATGTTGAAAACCCCCAAGTTTTAATGACTAAG GAAGAGAACCGTGGGTGTGAAGGAGCTACACAAAACGAAGCCTCCATAGAGTCTACTTTTTTTGTTCAGAAAAAGGACAGTTCAGTGCCTGCAAAAGATAAGGGTACTTCACAAACAGCAACCAAGAAGAAGAATAGGAAAGGTGGGCTTTCTATGTTTCTGAGCGGTGCTCTTGATGACTCCCCTAAACAAGTTACTCCCCTGCCACCAACACCCCGTAGTGAGGGTCCTGCATGGGGTGGTGCTAAGGTTTCAAAGGGATCTGCTTCACTTCGTGAAATTCAGGATGAGCAGAGCAAAATACAGGTGAACCAGAAAACTGGAAGTAAAAATCAGGTGGAAGATCTTTTTGCTGGTAAAAGTGAAGGTAAAATCCTGCTGAGTTCATATTTGCCATCCAAGCCAATTCCCGTGGTCTCTGTCCAAACACCACAGGCATCTGATGCGGAAAGAAGCACGCCTCCTTGGGCTTCCTCTGGTACCCCTCCTCATCTTTCTCGGCCATCTCTCAGGGACATCCAGATGCAGCAG CAGGGAAAGCAACTGCACGGTCTTTCTCACAGTCCAAAGATGAAAATGTCTGGCTTTTCAGTAGCTTCAAGTCAAGGCTCGCCATCTGACTCCCCTGGGGTGAACCGCTGGTTCAAACCGGAGATAGAAGCAACATCTTCAATTCGTTCAATCCAGATTGAAGAGAGGGCTATTAAAGACCTTAAACGCTTCTACAGCAGCGTCAAAGTTGTGAAAAACCAGTCATAA